The following are from one region of the Salvia hispanica cultivar TCC Black 2014 chromosome 1, UniMelb_Shisp_WGS_1.0, whole genome shotgun sequence genome:
- the LOC125201481 gene encoding protein CYPRO4-like — translation MGANASRDVDLSDSESESESEQTTDHESDSEEAYDTPASQPSDRKRDDSKTPSSIDEIESRLKELKIKYNSNNNSSTAPNVKNAVKLYLHVGGHTAESKWLVSEKVISYSFVRGALNGDAEDDVYEDEGGSDPNSCWLLRIGSKVRARVDENLQLKAFKEQRRMDFVANGVWAIRFFSAEEWDRFTKRYQDCLFENAYGYEANDANKLKVYGKDFIGWANPEVADDSVWEDADMKTPPMKTPRRRGNDLTEEFEEAAVNGGAIQSLALGALGNSFLVSDSGIQVVRNFSHGIQGKGMYVNFEGGKLSQRKGANVTPRKALLMRAETNMLLMSPMNEAKPHSKGLHQLDIETGRIVSEWKFEKDGADISMRDITNDNKGAQMDPSGSTFLGLDDNRLCRWDMRDRRGMVQDIVNECTPVLNWTQGHQFSRGTNFQCFATTGDGSIVVGSLDGKIRLYSVSSMRQAKTAFPGLGSPITHVDVTFDGKWILGTTDTYLVLICSLFTDKDGKTKTGFAGRMGNKISAPRLLKLNPLDSHMAGASKFRNAQFSWVTEEGKQERHLVATVGKFSVIWNFQQVKDGSHHCYQNQIGLKSCYCYKIVLKDDSIVDSRFMHDKYAVSDSPEAPLVVATPMRVSSFSISSRRLEL, via the exons ATGGGCGCCAACGCCAGCAGAGATGTGGATCTCTCCGATTCCGAATCCGAATCCGAATCTGAGCAAACCACAGACCACGAATCCGATTCTGAAGAAGCCTATGACACTCCGGCGTCGCAGCCCTCCGATCGGAAGCGCGACGACTCTAAAACGCCGTCGTCGATCGACGAAATCGAATCGCGCCTCAAAGAGctcaaaatcaaatacaaCAGCAACAACAACAGCTCCACCGCTCCGAATGTGAAGAACGCGGTGAAGCTCTACCTTCACGTCGGCGGCCACACCGCGGAATCGAAATGGCTGGTATCCGAGAAGGTAATCTCCTACTCCTTTGTGCGCGGGGCTCTGAACGGCGACGCGGAAGACGACGTATACGAAGATGAAGGAGGATCCGACCCGAATTCGTGCTGGCTATTGAGAATCGGGTCGAAGGTGAGAGCTAGGGTTGATGAGAATCTGCAATTGAAGGCGTTTAAGGAGCAGAGGCGCATGGATTTCGTTGCGAATGGTGTTTGGGCGATTAGGTTTTTCAGCGCGGAGGAGTGGGATCGTTTCACTAAGAGGTATCAGGATTGTTTGTTTGAGAATGCCTATGGATATGAAGCTAATGATGCTAATAAGCTGAAGGTATACGGGAAGGATTTCATTGGATGGGCGAACCCTGAGGTGGCCGATGATTCGGTGTGGGAGGACGCGGATATGAAGACTCCTCCGATGAAAACTCCGAGGAGAAGAGGCAATGATTTGACTGAGGAGTTTGAGGAGGCTGCTGTGAATGGGGGTGCTATTCAGAGCTTGGCTTTGGGGGCTTTAGGCAACAGTTTCTTAGTCAGTGATTCCGGGATTCAGGTTGTTAGGAATTTCAGCCATGGGATTCAAGGGAAGGGGATGTATGTGAACTTCGAAGGAGGTAAATTGAGCCAGAGGAAAGGAGCTAATGTGACTCCGAGGAAGGCTCTGCTCATGAGAGCTGAGACGAATATGCTTCTCATGAGCCCTATGAATGAAGCTAAGCCGCACTCGAAGGGCCTGCATCAGCTCGATATTGAAACAGGGAGAATTGTGAGCGAGtggaagtttgaaaaggaTGGAGCTGACATTTCGATGAGAGATATTACTAATGATAACAAGGGAGCTCAGATGGATCCTTCGGGGTCGACTTTCTTGGGACTGGATGACAACAGGCTGTGTCGTTGGGATATGCGTGATAGGAGGGGGATGGTCCAGGATATCGTGAATGAGTGCACGCCTGTGTTGAATTGGACTCAGGGGCATCAGTTTTCGAGGGGGACTAATTTTCAATGCTTTGCAACGACTGGTGATGGATCTATTGTGGTTGGATCGCTTGATGGGAAGATTAGGCTGTATTCCGTCAGTTCTATGAGGCAGGCCAAGACTGCATTTCCTGGCCTCGGCTCGCCCATCACTCATGTTGATGTTACCTTTGATGGGAAGTGGATTTTGGGAACCACTGATACTTACTTGGTTCTCATATGCAGTCTGTTCACGGATAAAGATGGTAAGACGAAGACAGGTTTTGCTGGACGAATGGGGAATAAGATTTCAGCTCCGAGGTTGTTGAAGCTGAATCCTTTGGATTCGCACATGGCTGGAGCAAGCAAATTCCGCAATGCTCAGTTCTCTTGG GTCACGGAGGAAGGGAAGCAGGAGCGCCACTTGGTTGCCACCGTGGGCAAGTTTAGCGTCATATGGAATTTCCAACAGGTGAAGGATGGATCTCATCACTGCTATCAAAACCAAATCGGCCTGAAAAGCTGCTACTGCTACAAGATCGTCCTGAAAGATGACTCGATTGTCGACAGTCGCTTCATGCACGACAAATACGCAGTCAGCGACTCGCCTGAGGCACCGCTTGTGGTGGCAACGCCCATGAGAGTCAGCTCCTTCAGCATCTCCAGCCGACGTCTGGAGCTCTGA
- the LOC125201480 gene encoding protein WEAK CHLOROPLAST MOVEMENT UNDER BLUE LIGHT 1-like, which translates to MEGAKVLVEDDPPAPGTSPLKGDAETTSVSSREDLAENSPDAGGETVVAENGSATPADAQDATRSVEDETNKELAEVIIPQDNNSTIAHENKEPVGASVQPSTSEGEPPVASADLRVIAPSSLVDEHIPPTPSSPQVNNTPTFRLPKLAIKSNKTEKFPDQPETPRTPRTPRTPRTPRTPNIIDFSRAQVDTAAPFESVKAAVSKFGGIVDWKAHRVQTVERRKTIEEELEKAQVEIPLYKKQSEDAEEAKLTVLKELDSTKRLIEELKLNLERAQTEEKQAKQDSELAKLRVEELEQGIADESSIAAKAQLEVARARHVAAVSEVKTVREELEQLRLDYNALKAEKDAYVKKAEEAISKSKEIEKSVEELTIELITAKESLESAHAAHLEAEEHRIGAVMAKEQDMLNWEKEIKQAEEDLEKMKEQASLSKDMQSKLDTATALLRDLKAELATYLESEPQGEPAGNFEDVLNETDKANRGQIEAAISAAKKELEEVKLNFEKTNNEVTILKVAAVSLQSELEKEKAELTTIQQREGMASIAVASLEAELNRTKSEIALIQLREKEDREKMVELPKMLQKAAQETDQAKTLAQAARDKLRKAKEEAEKAKAGAGTMESRLRAAQKEIEAARASEKLALAAIKVLTESESAQSNEEDSPAGVTLSLEEYYELSKKAHEAEEEASERVAAALAEIEVAKVSEANTLKKLEETNREMAERKSALETALQKAEKAKEGKLGIEQELRKWRAEHEQRRKAGDSAPSPAQRLDAKSHVSTFKSAPLHQVSSPGSFTSNTGTDTSPDVKPAKKKKRSFFPRIFMFLGKKKSSKSLQTLPS; encoded by the exons ATGGAGGGCGCAAAAGTTTTGGTTGAGGACGACCCTCCTGCGCCAGGAACTTCACCTCTGAAGGGGGACGCAGAAACCACGAGCGTTTCTTCTAGAGAGGATTTGGCCGAAAATTCTCCTGACGCAGGTGGGGAAACGGTAGTGGCAGAAAATGGGTCTGCCACGCCTGCAGATGCCCAAGACGCCACTCGCTCAGTCGAGGACGAGACGAATAAAGAACTTGCAGAAGTAATCATCCCTCAAGATAACAACAGCACCATCGCGCACGAGAACAAAGAACCAGTCGGAGCATCTGTTCAACCGAGCACATCAGAAGGCGAGCCGCCAGTTGCATCAGCCGACCTCAGGGTTATTGCGCCTTCGTCCCTGGTGGATGAGCATATACCACCAACTCCTTCATCACCTCAAGTGAATAACACCCCCACTTTCCGGCTGCCGAAATTAGCGATAAAATCTAACAAGACTGAGAAATTCCCCGACCAACCCGAGACGCCTAGAACTCCTAGGACTCCTAGGACTCCTAGGACGCCTAGAACACCAAATATCATCGACTTCAGTAGAGCTCAAGTTGATACGGCAGCGCCTTTCGAATCTGTGAAAGCTGCTGTTTCGAAGTTTGGTGGGATCGTGGACTGGAAAGCCCACCGTGTTCAGACCGTCGAG AGACGAAAAACCATAGAAGAGGAACTCGAGAAAGCTCAAGTGGAGATACCGTTATATAAGAAGCAATCCGAGGATGCTGAAGAGGCCAAACTTACAGTTCTGAAAGAGCTAGACAGCACTAAGAGACTTATCGAAGAGCTGAAGCTCAATCTCGAACGAGCACAGACAGAAGAGAAACAGGCGAAGCAGGATTCCGAGCTTGCAAAGCTTAGGGTCGAAGAGCTGGAGCAAGGGATTGCCGATGAATCCAGCATCGCAGCCAAGGCGCAGCTTGAGGTCGCCCGAGCAAGGCATGTGGCCGCCGTTTCAGAAGTCAAGACCGTTCGAGAAGAGCTGGAACAGCTCAGGTTGGACTATAACGCGTTGAAAGCTGAGAAAGATGCATATGTGAAGAAGGCGGAAGAAGCTATTTCCAAGTCGAAAGAGATTGAGAAGTCCGTAGAGGAATTGACAATTGAGCTTATCACTGCGAAAGAGTCGTTGGAATCTGCACACGCTGCGCATCTGGAGGCGGAGGAGCACCGAATCGGAGCAGTTATGGCGAAAGAACAGGACATGCTCAACTGGGAGAAGGAGATCAAGCAAGCTGAGGAGGATCTCGAGAAGATGAAAGAGCAGGCTTCGTTGTCGAAGGATATGCAGTCGAAGTTGGATACTGCAACTGCGTTGCTGAGAGATTTGAAGGCTGAATTAGCAACGTACCTCGAATCAGAACCGCAGGGGGAACCGGCCGGAAATTTTGAAGATGTACTCAACGAAACGGATAAAGCAAACCGTGGTCAAATCGAAGCAGCTATTTCCGCGGCTAAGAAGGAACTCGAAGAAGTGAAGCTCAATTTCGAGAAAACGAACAACGAAGTCACCATCTTGAAGGTGGCTGCGGTGTCGTTGCAGTCAGAGCTCGAAAAGGAGAAGGCGGAACTGACTACCATTCAGCAGAGGGAGGGAATGGCGTCGATTGCAGTTGCGTCTCTTGAAGCTGAGCTGAACCGGACGAAATCCGAAATCGCGCTTATTCAGCTCAGGGAGAAAGAAGACAGAGAGAAAATGGTTGAGCTTCCAAAGATGCTACAAAAGGCAGCACAAGAGACTGATCAAGCAAAGACCCTCGCCCAGGCCGCTCGCGACAAGCTCAGAAAGGCGAAGGAGGAAGCTGAAAAGGCAAAGGCGGGTGCCGGCACCATGGAGAGCAGATTACGCGCGGCTCAGAAGGAAATCGAAGCGGCTAGAGCTTCCGAGAAGTTGGCACTCGCAGCTATCAAAGTATTGACGGAGAGCGAGTCTGCTCAAAGCAACGAGGAGGATTCGCCGGCCGGAGTAACGCTCTCGTTGGAAGAATACTACGAGCTCAGCAAGAAGGCCCACGAGGCCGAGGAGGAGGCGAGCGAGCGCGTCGCTGCTGCTCTTGCTGAGATCGAGGTAGCCAAGGTGTCCGAGGCGAACACCTTAAAGAAGCTGGAGGAAACCAACCGCGAAATGGCCGAGCGAAAGAGCGCCTTGGAGACCGCTCTGCAGAAGGCCGAGAAGGCCAAAGAAGGGAAGCTAGGCATCGAGCAAGAGCTGCGTAAGTGGAGGGCCGAGCACGAGCAGAGACGGAAAGCTGGTGATTCGGCTCCGAGCCCGGCCCAGAGGCTAGACGCCAAGAGCCACGTCAGCACATTCAAATCCGCGCCGCTCCATCAGGTGTCGAGCCCCGGCTCGTTCACGAGCAACACGGGAACGGATACGTCTCCGGACGTCAAGCCtgcgaagaagaaaaagagatcATTCTTCCCAAGAATATTCATGTTCTTGGGCAAGAAGAAGTCGTCCAAGTCGTTGCAGACGCTGCCGTCGTGA